AATATTTACCCGTTTGCATATCGCTCACAATACCATTAATTGTCCAAGCGAAGAATAAAATAGTGATAGCACCAAGCATAGACTTAGAGCCAATAGCATAAGATTTAATATAATCGTTGATACTGACTTTTCGACCTAAAACAATCAATACCGTTGCTACAACCAATGCACTTAATCCACCGACAACTAATGAAATACCGACTGTGGTATTTTCAAAGGCGCCTAAGACATCAAAAGGTTTTCCATCGGCTGCTAATGCTTGATTACCGGTATACATCATCATTGAAATTGTTGCGATGATTAACGTAATAATTGGTAAGATAAGATTTAGAACACTCCCTTTTTCTTTTGATGATACAGGGATTTCATCTTCTGGCGTTGATGTGTTTTCTGCAAGTTGTTCAAATCTTTCCATTGAGCCAATGTTGATGGAGAAGTAGGCGACAGCAAAGACTAAAATCATAGAGAAAATAGCGTAAAAATTCATTGCACTCATCGCCATAAATGCGCCTAGCGGAGAGTAACCTGTGATTCCGTAAGTTGCTAATAACCCTGCAATTAAGGTAATAATATAAGCTCCCCAACTTGAAATAGGCATTAAAACACACATTGGTGCGGCAGTAGAGTCAAGGATATAGGCTAATTTAGCTCGAGAAACTTTAAACTTGTCAGTTACTGGTCTTGCAATTGCACCTACAGCCAAACTATGGAAATAGTCATCAATAAAGGTAAAAAATACAAGAGCAGCAGCCATTAATTTTGCACCGCGTTTCCCTTTGATATGTTGTTGGGCCCAATCTGCAAATGCTTTGTTGCTTCCTGAGATACTTAATAGGGCAGTTAAAATACCGAGTAAAAGTAGGAATAAAATAATATTCACATTATTAGCATTTATTCCCTCTTCTTTATAAACAAGTGAAAAAACACTATTTTTGAGATGAATAAATGCATCAACAACATTGCCACCAGCTAGCATAATTGCACCAACAATAATACCGATGCTTAGGGAAAAAATCACTCGGCGTGTGATAATGGCAAGTAGTAAGGCTAAAAGCGCAGGCACAACTGACCATATTGAACTTGAATAATCAACTAGATTCATAAAACCTCTAAGATTGTTTTTTATAAAATAAAATTGCCAAACAAAGAAAGAGATCTACTGGAAAATTTACACTGGAAAAGAGTAAAAGATGATAAGGGAGGGAAGGAAGAAAAACTAGTACCCAGCCTAACAGTAGCACTC
Above is a genomic segment from Actinobacillus indolicus containing:
- a CDS encoding Na+/H+ antiporter NhaC family protein; the protein is MNLVDYSSSIWSVVPALLALLLAIITRRVIFSLSIGIIVGAIMLAGGNVVDAFIHLKNSVFSLVYKEEGINANNVNIILFLLLLGILTALLSISGSNKAFADWAQQHIKGKRGAKLMAAALVFFTFIDDYFHSLAVGAIARPVTDKFKVSRAKLAYILDSTAAPMCVLMPISSWGAYIITLIAGLLATYGITGYSPLGAFMAMSAMNFYAIFSMILVFAVAYFSINIGSMERFEQLAENTSTPEDEIPVSSKEKGSVLNLILPIITLIIATISMMMYTGNQALAADGKPFDVLGAFENTTVGISLVVGGLSALVVATVLIVLGRKVSINDYIKSYAIGSKSMLGAITILFFAWTINGIVSDMQTGKYLSSLVAGNINPAFLPVILFTLGAAMAFSTGTSWGTFGIMLPIAAAMAANAEPALLLPCLSAVMAGAVCGDHCSPISDTTILSSTGAQCNHMDHVTSQLPYAITVAVASAVGYLVLGFTTSALLAFATTAAVLLVLIVVFRSKAIKA